Proteins encoded in a region of the Lepeophtheirus salmonis chromosome 6, UVic_Lsal_1.4, whole genome shotgun sequence genome:
- the LOC121119360 gene encoding T-cell activation inhibitor, mitochondrial — MCILSGRSGLISKWMIICRSLSSAQISVALRPFYFLVHPDLFVRYPKEQYINETSLKSLKSYLEEEKSRQNNLRLKFYVKKPLINKSNNDVLKPINFVLNEAQDVKSAVSKVLKTFNLPTSYIDSIQSPKIFNSYIMDSEPKHKAPPRDNNDTVIEDWLQINVEVARKRLSDCTPARLEVERIRTQICNQFGIRSIIWDCDLNTLHCRGALDSFKTLAESHQDIGYFLKGRNLIFGRKSGMSLDGDIVLFSGEIRYNWLNTIRQIPHEEKELARIPSLEKMLSELLCSIQVSHREYHPLTTVEDYRVRLRKVITSVSDVIGAGAKPKNLELSNFKICIESESSPLMVAPSGEFVVPASTPGFLLINFITEHLNDALDKLNVFHFKKEKEKNLMRKCVEELGLIQFDKDDSITSDAMIMSCQRLLKHSQKLKHLTHGNHFIMTRYFSVQSDGSICLPVNWKEF, encoded by the exons atgtgtatattaagTGGGAGATCGGGGTTAATCTCAAAATGGATGATAATCTGTCGTTCTCTAAGTAGTGCTCAAATTTCTGTCGCCCTAAGAccattttatttcttagttCATCCTGATTTATTCGTGAGATATCCAAAGGAACAATACATCAATGAAACATCTTTAAAAAGTCTCAAATCCTacttagaagaagaaaaatcaagacAAAACAATTTGAGACTCAAGTTTTACGTCAAAAAACCTCTAATAAATAAGAGCAATAATGACGTACTCAAACccatcaattttgttttaaacgAAGCACAGGATGTTAAAAGTGCCGTATCTAAAGTTCTCAAAACTTTCAATCTTCCAACTAGTTACATTGACAGCATACAGTCTCCCAAAATCTTTAATTCATACATCATG GACTCAGAACCCAAACATAAGGCTCCTCCTAGAGACAATAATGACACAGTCATCGAAGATTGGCTTCAAATCAATGTAGAAGTTGCGAGAAAAAGGCTAAGTGATTGTACTCCAGCTCGTTTAGAAGTTGAACGCATTCGAACACAAATTTGTAATCAGTTTGGTATTCGCTCCATTATATGGGACTGCGACTTGAATACATTACATTGCAGAGGTGCATTGGACTCGTTTAAAACTCTAGCAGAGAGTCATCAAGATATTGGTTATTTTCTAAAAGgacgaaatttaatatttgggcGCAAGTCTGGAATGAGTTTGGATGGAgatattgttcttttttctgGTGAAATTCGATATAACTGGTTAAATACCATACGACAGATTCCACATGAGGAGAAAGAACTAGCCAGAATACCTAGTCTTGAAAAAATGTTGTCAGAATTGCTATGCTCTATACAGGTTTCACACAGAGAGTATCATCCATTAACCACAGTTGAGGACTATCGCGTCCGTCTACGCAAAGTTATTACTTCTGTGAGTGATGTCATTGGGGCGGGAGCTAAGCCAAAGAACCTTGAGCTTTCAAATTTTAAGATATGTATCGAGTCAGAGTCTTCACCACTAATGGTAGCACCCTCCGGAGAATTTGTTGTCCCTGCATCTACTCCAGGCTTTCTCCTTATCAACTTCATCACTGAGCATTTAAACGATGCACTTGATAAGCTTAACGTATTccattttaaaaaggaaaaagaaaaaaacttgatgAGAAAATGCGTAGAAGAATTAGGTcttatacaatttgataaaGACGATAGTATAACAAGTGATGCTATGATCATGTCATGCCAAAGACTTTTGAAACACTCTCAAAAGCTAAAGCACTTAACCCATGgaaatcattttataatgaCAAGATACTTTTCTGTTCAATCAGATGGAAGTATTTGCTTACCGGTCAATTGGAAAGAGTTTTAG